In Bufo gargarizans isolate SCDJY-AF-19 chromosome 5, ASM1485885v1, whole genome shotgun sequence, the following are encoded in one genomic region:
- the LOC122939178 gene encoding gastrula zinc finger protein XlCGF17.1-like, which produces MSASSPSTGWSDDCTGRLEKHLISTYYNSDDPCVISDTDEERARACFTNKSSLENHHRIHTGEKPFSCSECVKCFSWKSSLERHQRIHTGEKRYSSRKSSLGRHQRIHTGEERYLCSECGNFFSQKSSLDCHQRIHTGEKPYSCSECGKCFTLKSSLKNHQRIHTGEKPYSCSECGKCFTTLSILEGHRKIHTGEKPYSCSVCGKCFTKKLSLERHQRIHTGEKPYSCSECGKCFTLKSNLVDHQRIHTGEKPYSCSECGKCFTLKSNLVSHQRIHKGEKPYSCSECGKCFTLKSTLVSHQRIHKGEKPYSCSECGKCFTRKSSLGKHQRIHTGNKQF; this is translated from the coding sequence ATGACTGTACTGGGCGCTTGGAGAAACATCTCATATCTACATATTATAATTCAGATGATCCATGTGTCATATCAGATACAGATGAAGAGCGTGCCAGAGCGTGTTTTACTAACAAATCAAGTCTTGAAAACCAtcacagaattcacacaggagagaagccgttttcatgttcagaatgtgtgaAATGTTTCAGTTGGAAATCATCACTTgagagacatcagagaattcacacaggggagaagagaTATTCAAGTCGGAAATCATCACTTGggagacatcagagaattcacacaggagaggagagatatttatgttcagaatgtgggaattttttttctcagaaatcatCACTTGATtgccatcagagaattcacacaggggagaaaccatattcatgttcagaatgtgggaaatgttttactctgAAATCAAGTCTTAAGaaccatcagagaattcacacaggagagaaaccatattcatgttcagaatgtggcaaatgttttactaCGTTATCAATTCTTGAGGGCCATcggaaaattcacacaggggagaaaccatattcatgttcagtatgtgggaaatgttttactaagAAATTATCTCTTgagagacatcagagaattcacacaggagagaagccatattcatgttcagaatgtggcaaatgttttactttgaaatcaaatcttgtggaccatcagagaattcacacaggagagaagccatattcatgttctgaatgtggcaaatgttttactttgaaatcaaatcttgtgagccatcagagaattcacaaaggagagaagccatattcatgttcagaatgtggtaaatgttttacttTGAAATCAACTCTTGTGagccatcagagaattcacaaaggagagaagccatattcatgttcagaatgtggtaaatgttttactcGGAAATCATCTCTTGGTaagcatcagagaattcacacagggaacAAGCAATTTTAA